A segment of the Bactrocera neohumeralis isolate Rockhampton chromosome 3, APGP_CSIRO_Bneo_wtdbg2-racon-allhic-juicebox.fasta_v2, whole genome shotgun sequence genome:
gGCAGTGCCATCAGCATGCAGCGCACCGCTAGCTAGCTCATTGCGTGACGTCTGCGGTCACACGCTACGCAGACCAAGCGGATTTTTCGATTCTACTTTCCTGAAGCGTTTCTTCAAACACTGGATACCATTCACCAGTTCCATGCGCGTCAAAATGCAATTCTATTTATATAAAAGGGATTTTGCCGAGTGTGGACGTGAAATAATAACAGACGATGGCAGCAGCTTGGAAATGTCTGATTTTAATCCAGATCATCCAACGAGGTTAGTAGATAGTTTTattacttcaaaatttttaagacacatatgtacaaatactgtcaaatagccataactgtCTTTAGTTTTAAGCGTTCAAGCAAACTCAAGTTAAGTTTCGAGATTACATTTTTCGAAATCCGCAAAGTGGGGACTTATCGATGTATTTAGCGCGAGGTATTGGAAATAATATGAGTACTCTGCCATAGTATTAGTAACCGAGTAATGAGTAATATTCAtgctaaaatttttgataaaatttcacttattttactTTAGTGTTCGTCATGTagttaatttcttcaaaaattaaccTTAGTTTTTTgctaggtatgtatgtatgtacgtgcgtTTCAAAacccaaataaataaatttttaattgcgtTAATGTCACGCAAActattttttacagaaattttgATTGCCAACACGTTAGTCTATAAACAATTGCATTAAGGTGGGtccatattgaaattttttttaataccctgaacagggtatattaagtttgtcattgAGATGCTATAAGAAGTATCGGAGATCCTAAAAAGTGTATATAAATGACcaacgtgacgagctgagtcaatcTAGCCATGttcgtttgtctgtatatatatgaactaatcactcagttttcaagatatcgatctgaaatgtAACACACGTTATTTTCGCCCCAAAAAtaggtattttattttatttttcataaagctACTTTTTAATCGTTTTGgtatcgcaccactatagcatatagctaccaaaAAAacttgaacgatcggaattatgttcttgtatgtaaaattattttgttagaCAAGATGTCTTTACgtaatacaaattattcagatgGAGTCACTATAACATATTTGAACGATCTAAATCATGTACTTTTTCTTTTCCTCAACTTTTGAGGAGATATCTTGGCATGGACcggatattttataatatatttgtgagGGATATTGTCGCTACGGTGAATTcgatctttttttgttttgttcggcattgcttgaattttttttttttccataataaaTCCAACACTTTGattgagaaaatattatttttgtgaaacattttcaatataGAATAAAATATGATCATTTTGTCTTTAGaccaaaatttaagaaaaagcgGAAAAATGTGCTTCCGAAAGAGTATTTTCATTATCTgattttaaaagtgaaaaaactaGGTATTTGAATATTCCAcatacattttgaggttatgtgaaaaaggtgTGAATCCAAAATCCAAAAGTTGTAGATCTTTTcattatctacaactttgaCATATAACTTTTTCTATAGGATTCGTGGCCTTGCCGGAAATCGAGAACCCTTGAAACACGCCCCTTCTCTTCCGATCTCAGATCAGACCCTAAATTAgctttcctttaaatttttttaatttatttttcatttccaatTCAATTTACTGtgaatttctttctatttttaatattttcaaaggcttctgcACTAGTCTACTAGAAatgtcaatttaaaaaaatatgtacatatatactatacatacatacatatattgggtagtcgaaaaagtcgttttcATATGTTGTCAATAAATGtcgttgtttatttatttattagtataaatataaaaaaagtttgattagaaatacgaaaagacgtTTTCGCCCACCCAATATATCAGTAAATACAGTATTTTAAATAGCAAtcagaaaatgtatttatttcaaaattcagtcgaaaaatttatatgaaataccCGATTTCACAAAACAAAGAAACACCCTAATGTGAGAAATTAACGAAATCAAAGCTAGCAAACTGTAATTACGTAATAAGCACAGATTTTATAATTAACGCATTTGTCACCGCTACTGTGCCATTATGACAAATACACCAATAAACTCGCGCAATGCCTATACTTTTAACTAATTAATCACTAATTGATACTTTGTAATAACTACATACATGTACTTATATAGTACATAGGTATTATTGCTACTTAGTATAATGTGCTCAggcaagcaaaaaatataaaaatcacaatGTCCAATGCAGGCGGGACGAAAGCgattaattgatatttttgtttattaatattacGAAATTAATTGTGAGAAGATTGAAGACGTTTTTAATTACCTAAACAAACAAAGGCTCGTTTAATCTATAACGGTAGTATAAAAACTGCACGCCAGAGTTGATAGCGAACAAATGCAAATAGGAAATAAGCAGCATTCGCAAATAGAGGtcgataaatatgaaaattacaacaacaacatacacaaTAACAAATCACATCTGACTtaggaaatatttgtattatattgcATGGGCATACCGAGCCCCATATATTAACCGATATTCACACATGAGATAAAATCAACAGAAAAGACCGTTCGAAAGGATTTTACAGATTTAACTAAATCATAGAAAcgatttttatacacttgcaacatgttgctacagggtattatagttttgttcacctaaaactaatcacGAAAGATAATCGAGTTAGATACATagaaatgatcaggatgacgaacaAGCCGAATTCGgaatgtctgtccgtccgagtAATCGATACTTCTTCtatacttcttctttattggcgtatatgcggttatagccgagtttacaacagcgcgccagtcgaaTTTTCAAGAGAATGGTACAAagaagttctgcggaagatgtatggttctttgcgcattggcatcggcgaataccgcagtcgatgaaacgatcAACCTtacgagatgtacgacgacattgacatagttcaacgattTAGGAGAcaccggctacgctggctaagtcatgtcgtccgaatagatgaaaacactccagctctgagattATTCAACGCAGTttccgccggggaagcagaggtgGATGAAACTTCGTACAAGTTTTTCTTGGCTACGAAGGGGATCGGTATTGCAGATGGGCAGaatcggaccattgccacgtctacaaaacgccattaatcgaaaacatataaagtgtcataactaagctccACCATAACCCAAGGTTGTTATTTACTACAACGATTGCATTAGCATAAGAATTTatggttgaatttttttttggctaaaaATCTTGGCATGGCCATTTCCCTCTTCTCTTAAAAAACATTCAAGCTATAATAACTACAAATTCATTTAAGGTTTCTACCCGCTATGAAAATGGGTGAATTCGGATTAtattctatatctatatctaatTCCTTCTGATTCTATCTGAAACGGAAAAAACTTTTCTCGAATAGTGCCTTTGAGGCCATACCAAAACCAGTTCAAGTCCGACCAAAACTATTTAAGTCCTCAGATACTGAATATGTGGACGCCAGTTCCTTTTGCTAACTTTTTACCACATGTTCATCTGACCGATAGaacgggtgatccaaatagaggtactttttccaatagcctttttttgacagatcaatCGTGTCAAGCtggaatgtaatttttttcagtattgtttggcttttcatcatggaaagacttacggctgaacaacgtttactaatcgttcaactttattatgaaaattcgaATTAGCGAAGAGCGTGAAGTGTCGATTAAGTGCCGTTCTCAGCTACTCGGACTGACGAATAGAacgaaagcatacaaaatacagcttgtgcaagaagtGAACCCGCTCGACCTTCcttcactctatgggctcttgaaatcCAAAAAATCAGACGTTTTCAAGCCatatttttttcagcgatgtgtctcatttctggctcagttggtatgtaaacaagcaaacttgccgcatttgggatTAAGAGCACCCTGAAGAGGTTCCAGAGCTGccttttcatccagaaaaaacaacggtttggcgtggtttgtgggccggtggaatcagcggtccatatttcttcaaaagtgatgccgatgagaacgtaacagTCAATGGCGATAATTTTAGTTCTCTGTCAATTTTagtctttctgaagttgacttTAGAGAGTCAAAGAACGTATGTGAATCATGTTGTGAGGACTTAAAATCAATTCCTTTGTGATTTTAATGCacgaataaaaaagtaaataatttgataaGCGATTGACTTCTTTGAATTTCGCAGTTGGTTTTGAGGTCGGCACTTTCTCATACAgaccacaaaaacaacatttatgCGTCggctatatacttgtatagtatatcacatatggtagtatatagtatatgcagaTATAAACAACAAATTGTATGCACAGCTGCAGACACCGGTTTTAACAACTTTTATGACTCAGTGAGAAattaacactttttattttgaatatttttcgttGAAAGTCTTGGTTGAACGCACTTcatatttaaacatacatacacatatgtataatatggtTACGTAGTATATAcccaaaatcacaaaaatacaGTGGTACATATTAAAGATCACACATATTTCTTCTCTCTCTTTCACGCAGAATAATCATACACGGTTGGATGAGTCAGAGCAAAGGCGCCTTGAATCGTGCTGTCAAAAATGCGTATCTGAGTCTAGTCAAACGCGAGCCACTGTCAGATGTTTCCACCGAAGATGCCAACGTCGTCACCAGTGCACCAATCAACAGTGTGTATTTAAACAACAGTGATCTCAATGGCACTGTAACGCCGAGCGACTATAACATAATCGTCTGTGATTGGAGTATTATTTCGTCGAATGTGAATTATTATAGTGTCGTCGAAATGGTTGAGGATTTAGGTCGGTTACTTGCCGATTTTGTTGGTTTTCTGCACCTGCGCACCGGCCTCAATTATAATGATGTCTATTTGATTGGTCACTCTTTGGGCGCACAAATCGCCGGTAGCGCTGGCAAGCAAGCACATCCCTACCGCTTCAATACGATCTATGCGCTCGATCCGGCCGGTCCAAAGTTTCGCGACGTCAGCGATGAGTTTCGCGTCGATCCAAGCGATGCTGAGTATGTCGAATCTATACAGACTAGCAGCAGTTTGGGTTTCGAAGAACCAGTCGGTCATGCCACCTTCTATCCCAATTATGGACGTGACCAGAAGAAGTGCTATTTTTATGGTTGCTCTCATCGGCGGGCCTACCACTACTTTGCCGAATCGATTACCAGCAAATTGGGATTTTGGGGTACACTCTGTCGTCGTCAATCGGATGATGTTTGGATATTTTCGGAGACGGGTGTGGAATTTCGTATGGGTGGCGAGCCCTCTACGCCAAAGAGGGGTACATTCTATGTCAAAACAGCAGCTAAGCCGCCATATGCACTGGGTCCAAATATACAACCGCAACGATTCGTCACAGCTGCCATAGATAACGAAACAAATGGACTATTCGAAGACGAAAATAATTCTATCAGCGAGTATAAATTTGTATAGTTTTTAAGTGTAGAGTTTGagttcaaaaatcaaatcaaaatatatatatttattttagaatgattttatttatttgacaaaaccatatggaatttaaaatttttactaaccCACCACCAGAAGTTGTAAATAtgtctaataaataataaaaagtctTTATGACATGATGAGATGTGATATATGGTATAAAACGATATTGATTTTAGCAATACTAATACTGTTTTTCTGAGCACCCTTTGTTGGTATGACGTGATATGTGATGTGTTGTGATATCATCTGAGTAAGTTGTAAGAGTTACAACTATTCTCTTTCCagtcttttttgaaaataatgcaGCGAGCTTCAAAATTTGTTCGCTCTGAGACGAAGACAAgccgactccctatcgtgcggctTCTTCAATTTACTTCTGTAGAAATAATACGaactgtcatcaaacaagcaaaCTTCGTACtcgactgagtaggcaattgtgaagtaaagtcttttctcgacaaacaaagaccaaattctacaagtcactcatcatccccgtcctgctatatggtgcagaggcatgattGAAAActgcgaataccgcagtcgatggaacgatgagcattggtatagttcagcgaattaagaaacagcggctacactggcttggtcatgtcgtccgaatggacagTATTCGACGAAGTAACCACCGTTAATAAGACCAAGTGGAGGAGGACCTGGCTACAATCcactccaattggcgccaaaatgttaaaaggaagaacgactaaAGCGCTATTGTAAACtaggctataaccgcgtaagcgttattcatgccaataaaaaagaagaagatcttCTCgaagagctgagtcgatttaaccatgtccttctgtctgtctgtcagtctGTCTCTCTGTATGTAAGCGAACTAGAACTCCGTTTTTAACATAACGGTCTGTATTTTGCACAAGACGTTTTCTCCCCGAGAAGCTGCGCATATGCTGGAACTGCCGTTATCGATCCACTATAGCCTATAGTTTCTATACagactgaacgatcgaaatctagttcttctatggaaaactttttcatttgacgaaatatccTGACGAattttggcatggattattaacTATTTAAGGCAGTAATGTATTCttcgaagaaatggttcagatcagaaccctatagcatatacatagctgttatacaaacccGGCGATCGAAATGAAgagcttgtatgaaaaactctttcatttgacgagatatgtTCACGAAGTATGGTGTAgtttattatataaagaaatcatgcaaactccgaagaaatttttttgatggGATCACTTAGCATATATATTGATTACTTCGaagtattacttcatttattttcattcatattaattatttcatatttttatattcatttattttcttaaaagtgTATATTCGTAATATTTTTCTCAACTCGTGCACACTGAAAAGCTGAAATGATATTAGTTTAACGGAAAAACTTTGtcattacaaatttattaatttaaaatgctaGTAATGTAAGCACAAACATGATTTATTCATAAATTGCAGTAATTCGATGCGAAATCTTCATCATAAATCATTTAAATAGATAAACCGCCAAAcacttaattgaaatttaaagccCTTCTATCCACACACGTCGCACGTTTAATTGCTTCCATAACAAAATTGACCCTCAAAAATGTACCGCTGTCGCTCAAGCTTGCACTTCGTGTCATTAAATACGCCACTAAGTGTTTCCTGTCAACTTAAGCAAAAGCAAACGCAAAAGCAAaggcaaatttatttaaaaatttataagctGCACTTAACTGCTAACCACAGACGAGATACctgtatgtatgcacacattAGAAGCACCTCAGCACACAGGTGAGCGAGTGGGTGAGCGCGTTTTACCAGGCACAAACAACCTGGTCGCTGGCGGCCCACAAATGTTCACACATATGTACTTCATAGCCACAAACTCCAATGATGACACAGTATTAGTGcatacatttttcaattatgcaaattttccaCATACACAAACGTGCGCGCACACTGGCACAAT
Coding sequences within it:
- the LOC126753080 gene encoding phospholipase A1 gives rise to the protein MHHRSAIQDTLRLSRLVAVVVLVIVFVNVPSACSAPLASSLRDVCGHTLRRPSGFFDSTFLKRFFKHWIPFTSSMRVKMQFYLYKRDFAECGREIITDDGSSLEMSDFNPDHPTRIIIHGWMSQSKGALNRAVKNAYLSLVKREPLSDVSTEDANVVTSAPINSVYLNNSDLNGTVTPSDYNIIVCDWSIISSNVNYYSVVEMVEDLGRLLADFVGFLHLRTGLNYNDVYLIGHSLGAQIAGSAGKQAHPYRFNTIYALDPAGPKFRDVSDEFRVDPSDAEYVESIQTSSSLGFEEPVGHATFYPNYGRDQKKCYFYGCSHRRAYHYFAESITSKLGFWGTLCRRQSDDVWIFSETGVEFRMGGEPSTPKRGTFYVKTAAKPPYALGPNIQPQRFVTAAIDNETNGLFEDENNSISEYKFV